DNA sequence from the Streptomyces sp. CA-210063 genome:
TGGCGCAGATGGGGCTGGCGCTGGCGGGGGAGCACCCCTGGCGGGGGCCGGGGACCTCGGTCGAGGTCGGCTCCGGCGTTCCCGAGGCCCAGCCGCTCGACAACAACGACGCCCTCGCCCTGATCAGCAGCAACGCCCTCACCCTCGGACAGGCCGCACTGGCCCTGCACGAACTGCGGGGGCTGATCGCCGCCACCCAGGTCGTCGCCGCGCTGTCGCTGCTCGCGGTGGACGGCTCGCACGAGGCGTACGCGGCTCCCGTGCACGTCGCGCGCGCCCACCGGGGGTCGCGCGAAGTGGCGCGGCGCATGCGGGAGCTGATCGGCGCGGCCGACCGGCCGACCCCGCCGCTGGGACGGATCCAGGACCCGTACGGCTTCCGGTGCCTGCCGCAGGTCCACGGGCCCGCCCTGGACGCGGCGGACGCGCTGGACGGCGTGCTGGAGGTGGAGATCAACGCGGCGGCGGAGAACCCCCTGATCTGCCCCGAGGACATGGCCGCGTACCACCACGGCGGCTTCTACCAGGCACAACTCGCCCTGGCGTTGGACCACTTCAGGCTGGCAGCGACGCAGGTGGCGCGGCTGTCGACGTCCCGGCTGTCCTCGCTCAACGAGCCCGGGTACACCCGGCTGCGGCCCTTCCTCGCCGACCACGAGCCCGCCTCGTCGGGCGTGATGATCCTGGAGTACGCCGCCGGGGCCGCCCTCGGTGATCTCCGGGCCTTCTCCGCGCCCGCGTCGCTCGGCCACGCTGTACTCTCCCGGGGCGTCGAGGAACAGGCCAGCTTCGCCTCGCTCGCCGCACGGCAGACGCTACGGGCGTGCGGCGCGTACCGGCTCGTCGTCGGCTGCGAACTCGTCGCCGCGGTACGGGCGTTGCGCCAGCGGGACCTGCGGCCGGATCCGGAGCTGCCCGTCGGGCGGGCGCTGGAGCTGGCGGAGGCGGTGCTCGACCCGGACCCGGCCGACCGGCCGCTGACGGCGGACGTGAGCGCGGCGGCCGTACTGCTCGACCGGTTCACCGAGATCTGGACGGACGTCCAGGACGACCTGCGGAGGGGGAGCGCGTCATGAGCGCGGACAAGGGCACGGGCGTGACGGACAGTCCTGCCGCGCGGTTGCAGACCCTCTTCGAGGGGCACCGGCTGACGCCCACCCAGCGGCGGATCGCCCACAGCATGGTGCGGCGGGCGGCGGACGCGCCGTTCCTGTCGAGCGTGGAGCTGGCGGAGCTGGCCGGGGTCAGCCAGCCGTCCGTGACACGGTTCGCGGTGGCGCTGGGCTTCGACGGCTACCCGGCGCTGCGCAGGCATCTGCGGGACGTCGCGCCCGCC
Encoded proteins:
- a CDS encoding aromatic amino acid ammonia-lyase, with protein sequence MSSRIKGATDGPTPAVAAAPTGLVVLDGHALGVADVVRLADGAARPVPGSEAMRRVEKSWDAARQIAATGRVYGRSTGVGANRSEDVPTEAAAEHGLRLLRSHAGAIGEELPAREVRAMLAVRANQLLAGGAGLRPTVVTALCEALESGVYPVVNEFGSVGTGDIAALAQMGLALAGEHPWRGPGTSVEVGSGVPEAQPLDNNDALALISSNALTLGQAALALHELRGLIAATQVVAALSLLAVDGSHEAYAAPVHVARAHRGSREVARRMRELIGAADRPTPPLGRIQDPYGFRCLPQVHGPALDAADALDGVLEVEINAAAENPLICPEDMAAYHHGGFYQAQLALALDHFRLAATQVARLSTSRLSSLNEPGYTRLRPFLADHEPASSGVMILEYAAGAALGDLRAFSAPASLGHAVLSRGVEEQASFASLAARQTLRACGAYRLVVGCELVAAVRALRQRDLRPDPELPVGRALELAEAVLDPDPADRPLTADVSAAAVLLDRFTEIWTDVQDDLRRGSAS